From Aedes albopictus strain Foshan chromosome 1, AalbF5, whole genome shotgun sequence, one genomic window encodes:
- the LOC115264267 gene encoding LINE-1 retrotransposable element ORF2 protein translates to MVRTFRGNHTIYQSCCNTRELGTAFIVMGDMQRRVIGWWPIDERMCRLRIKGRFFNFSIINVHSPHSGSTDDDKDAFYAQLEREYDRCPSHDVKIIIGDLNAQVGQEEEFRPTIGKFSAHQQTNENGLRLIDFAASKNMAIRSTFFQHSLPYRYTWRSPQQTESQIDHVLIDGRHFSDIIDVRTYRGANIDSDHYLVMVKLRPKLSVINNVRYRRPPRYNLERLKQPDVASAYAQNLEAALPDEGELDKAPLEDCWSTVKAAINDAAESTIGYVERNRRNEWFDEECRTVLEEKNAARAVMLQQGTRQNVERYKQKRKQQTRLFREKKRRLEEAECEEMELLRRSQETRKFYQKLNASRNGFVPRAEICRDKDGGLLTDGREVIERWKQHFDQHLNGVENVGTGAHGNGRNDDASAAEDGNEPTPTLREVKDAIHQLKTNKAAGKDGIAAELIKMGPEKLATCLHRLIVRIWETEQLPEEWKEGVICPIHKKGDHLECENFRAITILNAAYKVLSQIIFRRLSPKTNEFVGSYQAGFIDGRSTTDQIFTVRQILQKCREYQVPTHHLFIDFKAAYDSIDRAELWRIMDENGFPGKLTRLIKATMDGVQNCVRVSGELSSSFVSRRGLRQGDGLSCLLFNIALEGVMRRAGLNSRGTIFTKSGQFVCFADDMDIIARTFGTVAELYTRLKREAAKVGLVVNASKTKYMLVGGTEHDRTRLGSNVTIDGDTFEVVEEFVYLGSLLTADNNVSREIQRRIISGSRAYYGLQKKLRSKKIHPRTKCTMYKTLIRPVILYGHETWTMLEEDLQALGVFERRVLRTIFGGVQENGVWRRRMNHELAALYGEPSIQKVAKAGRIRWAGHVARMPDNNPAKLVFATDPVGTRRRGAQRARWADQVERDLASIGRDRGWRAAATNRVLWRTIVDYVLS, encoded by the coding sequence atggtgcgaacgtttagaggtaatcataccatctaccagagctgctgcaacacacgcgagctgggaacagctttcatcgtgatgggtgatatgcagaggcgcgtgatcggttggtggccgatcgacgaaagaatgtgcaggttgaggatcaagggccgattcttcaacttcagcataataaacgtgcacagcccacactccggaagtactgatgatgataaggacgcattttacgcgcagctcgaacgcgagtacgaccgctgcccaagccacgacgtcaagatcatcataggagatttgaacgctcaggtaggccaggaggaggaattcagaccgacgattggtaagtttagcgcccaccagcaaacgaacgaaaacggcctacgactcattgatttcgccgcctccaaaaatatggccatacgtagcacctttttccaacacagcctcccttatcgttacacctggagatcaccacaacagacggaatctcaaatcgaccacgttctgattgacggacggcacttctccgacattatcgacgtcaggacctatcgtggcgccaatatcgactccgaccactatctggtgatggtcaaactgcgcccaaaactctccgtcatcaacaatgtacggtaccggcgaccgccacggtacaacctagagcggctgaagcaaccggatgtcgcctcagcatacgcgcagaatctcgaagccgcgttgccagacgagggcgagctcgataaggcccctctagaggactgctggagtacagtgaaagcagccatcaacgacgcagccgagagcaccatcgggtacgtggaacggaatcgacgaaacgaatggttcgacgaagagtgcagaacggttttggaggagaagaacgcagcgagggcggtaatgctgcagcaagggactcgacagaacgtggaacgttacaaacagaagcggaaacagcagacccgcctctttcgggagaaaaagcgccgcctggaagaagcggagtgtgaagaaatggaactgctgcgccgttcccaagaaacacggaagttctatcagaaactcaacgcatcccgcaacggcttcgtgccgcgagccgaaatatgcagggataaagacggaggcctcttgacggacggacgtgaggtgatcgaaaggtggaagcagcacttcgatcagcacctgaacggcgtggagaacgtaggcacgggagcccacggcaacggaaggaacgacgacgccagtgcagcggaggacggaaatgaaccaactcccacgctgagggaagttaaggatgccattcaccagctcaaaaccaacaaagcagctggtaaggatggtatcgcagctgaactcatcaagatgggcccagaaaagttggccacctgtctgcatcggctgatagtcaggatctgggaaaccgaacagctaccggaggagtggaaggaaggggtaatctgccccattcacaagaaaggcgaccatttggaatgtgagaacttcagggcgatcactattttgaatgctgcctacaaagtgctatcccagatcatcttccgtcgtctgtcacctaaaacaaatgagttcgtgggaagttatcaagccggcttcatcgacggccggtcgacaacggaccagatctttaccgtacggcaaatcctccagaaatgccgtgaataccaggtcccaacgcaccacctgttcatcgacttcaaagcggcatacgatagtatcgaccgcgcagagctatggagaatcatggacgaaaacggctttcctgggaagctgactagactgattaaagcaacgatggacggtgtgcaaaactgcgtaagggtttcgggtgaactatccagttcattcgtatctcgccggggactgcgacaaggtgacggactctcatgtctactcttcaacatcgcgctggaaggtgtgatgcgacgagccgggctcaacagccggggaacgattttcacaaaatccggtcaatttgtgtgctttgcggacgacatggacattatcgctagaacatttggaacggtggcagaactgtacacccgcctgaaacgcgaagcagcaaaggttggactggtggtgaatgcctcaaaaacaaagtacatgctggtaggcggaaccgaacacgaccggacccgtctgggtagtaatgttacgatagacggggatactttcgaggtggtggaggaattcgtctacctcggatccttactgacggctgacaacaacgtgagccgtgaaattcagaggcgcatcatcagcggaagtcgggcctactacgggctccagaagaaactgcggtcgaaaaagattcacccacgcaccaaatgcaccatgtacaaaacgttaataagaccggtaatcctctacgggcacgagacatggaccatgctcgaggaggacctacaagcactcggagttttcgagcgacgcgtgctaagaacgatcttcggcggtgtgcaggagaacggtgtgtggcggagaaggatgaaccacgagctcgctgcactttacggcgaacccagcatccagaaggtggccaaagccggaaggatacggtgggcagggcatgttgcaagaatgccggacaacaaccctgcaaagctggtgtttgcaacggatccggttggcacaagaaggcgtggagcgcagagagcacgatgggcggaccaggtggagcgtgacttggcgagcattgggcgtgaccgaggatggagagcggcagccacaaaccgagtattgtggcgtactattgttgattatgtcttgtcttaa